From a single Lewinella sp. LCG006 genomic region:
- a CDS encoding FdtA/QdtA family cupin domain-containing protein — protein MKKTKILNLPRIQDPRGNLTFLQNQEHVPFDIQRVFWTYDVPGGERRGGHAYYQQEEFIIALSGSFDVVITTPSGEKQSYTLNRSYYGLYLPPLTWRHMENFSTNSLSLHLSSQPFDAKDYIRDFNAYCNA, from the coding sequence GTGAAGAAAACAAAAATACTCAATTTACCCCGTATCCAGGATCCCCGTGGCAATCTCACCTTTCTGCAAAATCAGGAACATGTACCGTTCGATATCCAAAGGGTATTTTGGACCTATGATGTGCCGGGTGGTGAACGGCGTGGTGGACATGCCTATTACCAACAAGAAGAGTTCATCATTGCGCTGAGTGGTAGTTTTGATGTGGTGATAACTACACCGTCCGGCGAAAAGCAATCCTACACCTTGAACCGGTCTTACTACGGGCTCTATCTTCCTCCATTAACGTGGCGGCATATGGAAAACTTCTCTACCAATTCGCTGAGCTTGCATTTGAGTAGCCAGCCTTTTGATGCGAAGGACTATATCCGCGACTTTAACGCCTATTGTAATGCGTGA
- a CDS encoding acyltransferase, with protein sequence MIHQLADVQTQHIGPDTTVWQFSIILEGAQIGNHCNINCHTFIENKVTIGNYVTVKSGVYLWDGLQVEDNVFIGPNATFTNDKRPRSKQYPSTFQKTIIRHHASIGAGATVLGGVTIGEYAIVGANSLVTKDIPPRSLVLGQPARIVGWINEDGSPMESLDVDLFQDNQGNTWKLIDSQIKRL encoded by the coding sequence ATGATTCACCAACTGGCTGATGTACAAACCCAGCATATTGGTCCGGATACAACTGTCTGGCAGTTTAGTATCATTTTAGAAGGAGCTCAAATAGGCAATCATTGTAATATTAACTGCCATACGTTTATTGAAAACAAGGTCACTATCGGCAATTATGTCACAGTGAAATCTGGGGTCTATCTTTGGGATGGGCTACAGGTAGAAGATAATGTTTTTATCGGCCCTAATGCGACTTTTACTAATGACAAACGCCCTCGCTCCAAACAATATCCATCAACATTCCAGAAAACGATCATAAGGCACCATGCTTCTATAGGAGCTGGAGCTACTGTTTTAGGTGGTGTTACAATTGGAGAATATGCTATTGTAGGGGCTAACAGCTTGGTCACTAAGGATATTCCCCCCCGTAGCCTCGTTCTCGGACAGCCTGCACGCATTGTAGGGTGGATTAATGAGGATGGCAGCCCTATGGAATCTTTAGACGTAGATTTATTCCAAGATAATCAGGGAAATACCTGGAAATTAATCGATAGCCAGATAAAACGTTTATGA
- a CDS encoding FdtA/QdtA family cupin domain-containing protein, translating to MRDRHQTTVYDCTIILLPVVHSEAGNITAINNSQEIPFNVQRVYYLYDVPGGESRGGHGHKDLHQLILAVSGSFDITVDDGGIRRTFQLNRPNYGLYLPPGLWRELDNFSSGSICLVMASDAYSAEDYLRTYDEFKAFKQL from the coding sequence ATGCGTGATAGACATCAAACTACGGTTTACGACTGCACTATCATACTACTGCCGGTGGTACATAGCGAAGCTGGGAATATTACCGCCATCAACAACTCACAAGAAATCCCCTTTAATGTGCAAAGGGTTTATTATCTGTACGACGTACCGGGAGGTGAAAGCCGAGGAGGGCATGGGCACAAAGACCTACATCAACTGATATTGGCCGTTAGTGGCAGCTTTGACATCACCGTAGATGATGGGGGTATCCGCCGGACTTTTCAGCTCAACCGACCCAATTATGGGTTATACCTACCACCAGGGTTATGGCGAGAACTCGATAATTTTTCGAGTGGATCAATTTGCCTCGTTATGGCTTCTGATGCTTATTCAGCAGAAGACTATCTAAGAACATACGATGAATTTAAAGCCTTTAAACAATTATGA
- a CDS encoding NAD-dependent epimerase, translated as MKILITGTAGFIGSHLANRLIADGHQIVGLDIINDYYDVNVKYGRLERAGIAKASIQPGQLVQSTTHPNYRFIQLDLVDRAGMDQLFAAEQFEAVVNLAAQAGVRYSLINPQAYIDSNIIGFTNILECCRHNGVKHLAYASSSSVYGLNEKMPLSTSDNVDHPISLYAASKKSNELMAHTYSHLFGLATTGLRFFTVYGPWGRPDMALFLFTDAMLKGEPIKVFNHGKMVRDFTYIDDIVEGIVRVIQHPPQGNPAWTGAHPDPSTSKAPYKVYNIGNNDPVTLMDFISAIEEELGIEAKKIMMDLQPGDVPATYADVQDLMDDLGYKPETPIKDGIKAFIDWYKLFYEVGGRK; from the coding sequence ATAAAAATCCTCATCACCGGAACCGCCGGCTTCATCGGCTCCCACCTAGCGAACCGCCTGATTGCTGATGGCCACCAGATTGTAGGACTGGATATCATCAATGATTACTACGACGTCAACGTCAAGTACGGCCGGTTAGAGCGGGCGGGTATTGCGAAAGCAAGCATTCAACCTGGCCAGCTAGTGCAAAGTACCACCCACCCCAACTACCGCTTTATCCAACTGGATCTGGTAGACCGCGCGGGAATGGACCAGCTCTTTGCCGCCGAGCAGTTCGAGGCAGTCGTGAACCTGGCGGCCCAGGCGGGCGTGCGCTACAGCCTGATCAATCCACAAGCATACATCGATAGCAATATCATTGGTTTTACCAACATCCTGGAATGTTGTCGCCACAACGGTGTCAAGCACCTGGCTTATGCCTCCAGCTCCAGCGTGTATGGTTTGAACGAGAAAATGCCCCTGTCGACCAGCGATAATGTCGATCACCCGATTTCCCTCTATGCCGCCAGCAAGAAAAGCAACGAACTGATGGCCCACACCTACAGCCACCTGTTCGGACTGGCCACCACCGGCCTGCGTTTCTTCACCGTCTACGGTCCCTGGGGGCGACCAGATATGGCCCTCTTCCTCTTCACGGATGCCATGCTGAAAGGCGAACCCATCAAGGTCTTCAATCACGGCAAGATGGTTCGCGATTTTACGTACATCGACGATATAGTGGAAGGCATCGTGCGCGTCATCCAGCACCCCCCCCAGGGCAACCCGGCCTGGACGGGCGCTCACCCCGATCCCTCCACCTCGAAAGCCCCCTACAAAGTCTACAACATCGGCAACAATGACCCCGTAACCTTGATGGACTTTATCTCGGCCATTGAGGAGGAACTAGGCATCGAAGCCAAAAAAATCATGATGGACTTGCAGCCCGGCGATGTCCCCGCCACCTACGCCGATGTGCAGGACTTGATGGATGATTTGGGCTATAAGCCCGAAACACCAATTAAGGACGGGATCAAGGCGTTTATTGATTGGTATAAGCTATTTTACGAAGTCGGAGGTCGGAAGTAG
- a CDS encoding IS5 family transposase, translating to MQPKYERLTDDQWEVMKQFVNWQRKRKVDLRAIFDAILFITRTGLQWRNLEQTDFPDWRIVYYYFRKWKNDNTWRMINITLNQLERLQNKREALPSLGLVDSQSIKLLPTFFESRGLDGNKKVNGRKRHILVDVLGRVYACHVHAANLHDSPQGVHLFDHCLDFGDRLETIMGDNSYRGTFCDVIEYCEMNFETPIRPEGTKEFAVEAKRWVVERTFAWLNFFRRLVVDYERIPKSAETFVYLANISMVLWRIDFSAI from the coding sequence ATGCAGCCCAAATATGAGCGGCTCACTGATGACCAGTGGGAAGTTATGAAACAGTTCGTCAATTGGCAAAGAAAACGCAAAGTTGATCTGCGGGCAATCTTCGATGCCATCCTATTTATAACTCGCACCGGCCTTCAATGGCGTAATCTGGAGCAGACTGATTTTCCGGATTGGCGGATTGTCTACTACTATTTCCGCAAGTGGAAAAATGATAATACCTGGCGAATGATAAATATTACGCTCAACCAATTGGAGCGCCTACAAAATAAGCGAGAAGCCTTGCCCAGCTTGGGTTTGGTAGATTCGCAAAGCATCAAACTCCTGCCGACGTTTTTTGAGAGTCGAGGTTTAGATGGCAATAAGAAAGTCAACGGTCGCAAACGTCACATATTGGTAGATGTATTGGGACGAGTCTATGCCTGCCATGTGCACGCGGCTAACCTTCATGACAGCCCTCAAGGGGTACATCTATTTGACCACTGTCTGGATTTTGGTGACCGATTGGAAACCATAATGGGAGATAACAGCTACCGCGGAACCTTCTGTGATGTTATAGAATACTGCGAGATGAATTTTGAAACACCAATCAGGCCAGAAGGAACAAAAGAATTTGCGGTGGAGGCCAAACGCTGGGTGGTCGAAAGAACCTTTGCCTGGTTAAATTTCTTCCGCAGGCTTGTTGTAGACTACGAAAGAATCCCCAAAAGTGCTGAAACATTCGTCTATCTTGCCAATATCTCAATGGTTCTGTGGCGGATCGACTTCAGTGCAATATGA
- a CDS encoding GxxExxY protein, which translates to MHDDIPDELNNLGTQIIGAAIKVHRKLGPGLLERIYEVCLCHELEKLGLQVERQKYLPIIYDGIEFDEGLRLDLLVENKIICELKAVDEINPVWKAQLLSHLRLTNNSLGYLINFNAPLLKNGVIRMVNKWR; encoded by the coding sequence ATGCATGATGATATACCGGATGAATTAAATAATCTAGGTACTCAAATTATTGGGGCAGCTATAAAGGTCCATCGAAAGCTTGGCCCAGGATTGCTAGAGAGAATTTATGAAGTCTGTCTCTGTCATGAACTGGAAAAGCTTGGTCTTCAAGTAGAGCGCCAAAAATATCTACCTATTATTTATGACGGAATAGAATTCGATGAAGGTCTACGCTTAGATTTGCTGGTTGAGAATAAGATAATCTGTGAGTTGAAAGCAGTAGATGAAATCAATCCGGTCTGGAAAGCTCAACTCTTAAGTCATTTAAGATTGACTAACAATAGCTTGGGATACCTAATAAATTTTAACGCACCATTGCTGAAAAATGGAGTAATAAGGATGGTAAATAAATGGAGATAG
- a CDS encoding DegT/DnrJ/EryC1/StrS family aminotransferase, which yields MNISFLNFAPMHSAIRAEMQAAFESVYDSNWFIMGKHLEAFETAYAQYNGTRHAIGVSNGLDALVLGLKALGVGEGDEVIVPAHTFIASVLAVSHVGANPIFAEPDPKTYNLDPEAVEQVITPRTKAIMPVHLYGQACEMDRIMQVARRHDLLVIEDNAQAHGSHFKGQATGTFGDVAGISFYPGKNLGALGDGGMVVTNRDDTAEQVKTLRNYGSKMKYLNELNGYNMRLDELQAAFLQVKLKYLPEWTLARCQIAQWYTKHLQDIPNLILPYCHYDAGHVYHLYVVRTNRRDLLQKHLKSLGIETLIHYPIPPHLQPIYKSLKLAGSFSIAENLAETCLSLPLWVGMDEETVVHVSSAIKNFFENKN from the coding sequence ATGAATATCTCCTTCCTCAACTTCGCGCCTATGCACAGCGCCATACGGGCTGAAATGCAGGCTGCTTTTGAATCAGTCTACGACAGCAACTGGTTCATAATGGGTAAACACCTGGAAGCTTTTGAAACGGCTTATGCGCAGTACAACGGAACCAGACACGCCATAGGTGTGAGTAATGGCTTGGATGCCTTGGTACTGGGACTTAAAGCCTTGGGGGTGGGCGAAGGGGATGAAGTTATTGTACCCGCTCATACTTTCATTGCTTCTGTCCTCGCGGTATCTCATGTTGGTGCTAACCCGATATTTGCAGAGCCAGACCCTAAAACGTACAACCTAGACCCGGAGGCGGTAGAGCAGGTCATTACGCCACGTACCAAAGCCATCATGCCAGTACACTTGTACGGGCAAGCCTGTGAAATGGATCGTATTATGCAGGTTGCTCGGAGGCATGATCTTCTGGTGATAGAGGATAACGCTCAAGCCCATGGCTCTCACTTTAAAGGACAAGCTACTGGTACATTTGGAGATGTAGCAGGTATTAGTTTTTATCCTGGTAAAAATCTCGGTGCGCTTGGTGATGGAGGTATGGTTGTAACCAACAGAGATGATACAGCAGAACAGGTTAAAACTCTTCGTAATTATGGTTCCAAGATGAAGTACTTAAATGAATTAAATGGTTACAATATGCGATTAGATGAGCTTCAGGCTGCTTTTCTTCAAGTAAAGCTGAAATACCTGCCAGAATGGACGCTAGCACGTTGTCAGATAGCCCAATGGTATACTAAACACCTTCAAGATATTCCCAATTTAATCTTACCGTATTGTCATTATGATGCAGGTCATGTCTACCATTTATATGTCGTTCGTACAAATAGACGGGATTTACTCCAAAAACATCTAAAAAGCCTTGGTATCGAAACCCTAATACATTACCCAATCCCACCACATTTACAACCAATTTATAAATCGTTAAAACTTGCTGGAAGCTTTAGCATTGCAGAGAACCTAGCAGAAACTTGTTTAAGTTTGCCTCTTTGGGTTGGCATGGATGAGGAGACGGTTGTCCATGTATCTTCAGCAATTAAAAATTTTTTTGAAAACAAAAATTAA
- a CDS encoding polysaccharide biosynthesis/export family protein, with the protein MKNLYLLLLVLLLTSCVTHEELLNFNQGEAFSATPVDITNLPQLQIQPDDLLSIRVKALELSAVEPFNVDPPGMNNLNAGSGMRPLLGYLVTREGTIDFPMLGTINVLGLTTDELRDTLKAKLVPFLNDPVVMVRFLNFRITVLGEVASPNTFFVGNERMTILDALGQAGDITSYGNRTNVLVIREQNGQRQTARLNLQDRDIFASPFFYLQQNDVVYVEPLKVKTASIRDQSQRLLPWLSAITALTTLAITLSRL; encoded by the coding sequence ATGAAAAACCTATACCTCCTCCTCTTGGTCTTACTACTCACCTCCTGCGTAACCCACGAGGAGCTGCTGAACTTCAACCAGGGAGAAGCCTTTTCGGCAACACCGGTGGATATTACCAACTTGCCGCAATTGCAGATCCAGCCGGATGACCTGCTGTCGATTCGCGTGAAAGCGCTGGAGCTTTCGGCCGTAGAGCCGTTTAATGTGGATCCGCCGGGGATGAATAACCTTAATGCAGGTAGCGGAATGCGCCCTTTGCTTGGTTATTTGGTGACCAGGGAAGGAACCATTGATTTCCCTATGCTGGGAACTATAAATGTACTTGGCCTTACTACCGACGAACTGCGCGATACCTTGAAAGCAAAATTGGTGCCTTTCCTCAACGATCCGGTAGTGATGGTCCGTTTCCTGAATTTTCGGATCACGGTACTCGGAGAGGTAGCTTCCCCCAATACCTTCTTTGTGGGCAACGAACGGATGACCATCCTGGATGCCCTCGGGCAAGCGGGAGACATCACCTCCTACGGCAACCGGACCAATGTACTGGTGATTCGCGAACAAAATGGCCAACGACAAACGGCCCGCCTGAATCTCCAAGATAGGGATATCTTTGCCTCACCATTTTTCTACCTGCAACAAAACGATGTGGTGTATGTAGAACCTTTGAAAGTAAAAACAGCTTCTATTCGCGATCAATCGCAAAGGTTGTTACCTTGGTTGTCGGCCATAACGGCCCTGACCACCTTGGCAATCACCTTGAGCAGGCTGTAA
- a CDS encoding GumC family protein, giving the protein MDNAQPSSNPTTASQEVDPIDVKELVLSILRNWYWIALCVILAFFLARLNLRYSVPIYQASGTILIKDKEGGGDIGGLSEEAVLQEIGILKPGNNINNEIQILKSSSLMQEVMDTLNLEIQYTGVGRIKDTEYYGQTSPILVDSIAWYAGKRGMQLEVQALDEQSYRLYNEEGEADVHSFDQPLIVKKDTLWLSYNELGASSNGIVNIRVGGSPRKYLLKLDVKTVGDYSSVLRIQMEDPVPEKASDIINTLIEVYNQAAIDDKNQVAKKTLDFIDERLRLLTAELSSVEGGLETYKENNSIPGEAITAVDFILSEISQYDNELTRQEIKLELLNSVEKMFTANPNSFDLIPANIVLEDAGGLDEQITAYNNLLLTRERLQRSAASENPQLQSLNQELGEMRNNITQSVLALRQNLQLSIRETQGKLNELQKRINQIPRQERELLEIKRQQNIKEALYLFLLQKKEETALSAAITVPNARVIDRAVTSPAPIAPKPLQIYAIFLVLGFILPVGAIFIRELLDNKVYSEEDINKYTTVPVLGKVAKNQATDRLVVKANSRTAIAEMFRLLRTNLTYLSTGDTRQTILITSGVSGDGKTFIAVNLSLSLALTNKRVVVVGMDLRKPKLSEYLTAKLDHESLGVTNFLIGEATIEEVILSSQVHDKLFLIPSGPIPPNPAELLSGPKIGELMTYLKQHFDYIIIDTAPIGLVADAFLLAPYTDISLFAVRYGKTEREMLTGLDEMRNAGKLKKPAIVLNGVKEGKGYGYGYGYGYYEEDKKKKKWLW; this is encoded by the coding sequence TTGGATAACGCTCAACCTTCTTCTAACCCTACCACTGCTTCGCAAGAAGTAGATCCTATCGACGTAAAAGAACTCGTACTGAGTATTTTGCGCAACTGGTATTGGATTGCCCTCTGTGTCATCCTGGCCTTCTTTTTGGCCCGCTTGAATTTGCGCTACAGTGTTCCCATTTATCAGGCTTCCGGTACCATTCTGATCAAAGACAAAGAAGGGGGAGGCGATATCGGAGGGCTCTCTGAAGAGGCGGTGCTGCAGGAAATCGGGATACTAAAACCGGGCAATAACATCAACAATGAGATTCAAATCCTGAAATCCAGCAGCCTCATGCAGGAGGTGATGGATACCCTCAACCTGGAGATACAGTACACGGGCGTAGGTAGAATCAAAGACACGGAGTACTACGGACAGACGTCGCCGATTTTAGTGGATTCCATTGCCTGGTATGCTGGAAAAAGAGGTATGCAATTGGAAGTGCAGGCGTTAGACGAGCAATCCTACCGCCTCTATAATGAGGAAGGGGAGGCCGATGTCCATTCTTTTGATCAACCCCTGATCGTCAAAAAAGATACTTTATGGCTGAGTTACAACGAGCTTGGCGCGAGCAGTAACGGTATTGTCAATATTCGAGTTGGTGGAAGCCCCAGGAAGTATTTATTGAAACTAGATGTGAAAACAGTAGGGGATTATTCCAGTGTCTTGCGGATTCAAATGGAAGACCCGGTGCCGGAAAAAGCCTCCGATATCATCAATACCCTCATTGAGGTGTACAACCAGGCGGCCATTGACGATAAAAACCAGGTGGCCAAAAAAACGCTCGATTTTATCGATGAAAGGCTACGCTTGCTCACCGCCGAACTGAGCAGTGTGGAAGGTGGCCTGGAAACCTACAAAGAAAACAACAGCATCCCCGGTGAAGCCATCACCGCTGTGGACTTTATATTGAGTGAAATCAGTCAGTATGATAACGAACTCACCCGCCAGGAAATAAAGCTGGAGCTGCTGAATTCGGTGGAGAAGATGTTTACGGCCAACCCGAACAGCTTTGACCTGATTCCGGCCAACATTGTTTTGGAAGATGCCGGTGGGCTGGACGAGCAAATCACGGCGTACAACAACCTGCTCCTTACCCGGGAGCGCCTGCAACGCTCCGCCGCCTCGGAGAACCCCCAACTACAAAGTCTGAACCAGGAGCTGGGCGAGATGCGCAACAACATCACCCAAAGTGTGCTGGCCCTGCGCCAAAACCTGCAACTTTCGATTCGGGAAACCCAGGGGAAACTCAACGAACTGCAAAAGCGCATCAACCAAATTCCCCGGCAGGAACGGGAATTGCTGGAGATCAAGCGCCAGCAAAACATCAAGGAAGCGCTTTACCTGTTCTTACTGCAAAAAAAGGAAGAGACGGCCCTGTCCGCTGCCATTACGGTACCCAATGCGCGGGTGATTGATCGGGCGGTTACCAGCCCAGCTCCCATCGCCCCCAAACCCTTGCAGATTTATGCAATATTTCTCGTACTCGGATTTATCCTACCTGTAGGTGCCATTTTTATTCGGGAGCTGCTGGACAACAAGGTGTACAGTGAAGAAGACATCAACAAATACACCACGGTGCCCGTATTGGGCAAGGTGGCAAAAAACCAGGCAACTGATCGCCTGGTGGTAAAAGCCAACAGCCGGACGGCCATTGCGGAGATGTTTCGCTTGCTGAGAACCAACCTGACCTACTTGTCTACGGGCGACACCAGGCAAACTATATTAATTACCTCCGGGGTAAGCGGCGATGGAAAAACCTTTATTGCCGTGAACCTGAGCTTAAGCCTGGCCCTGACGAACAAGCGGGTGGTGGTGGTAGGGATGGATTTGCGCAAACCTAAGCTGTCGGAGTACCTGACCGCCAAGCTGGACCACGAAAGCCTGGGGGTGACCAACTTCCTGATCGGCGAAGCGACCATAGAAGAGGTGATCCTGTCGTCTCAGGTGCACGACAAGCTGTTTTTGATCCCTAGCGGCCCTATCCCGCCCAATCCGGCAGAGTTGCTAAGTGGACCCAAAATAGGGGAGTTGATGACCTACCTCAAGCAGCATTTTGATTACATCATCATCGATACCGCACCCATTGGCCTGGTGGCAGATGCTTTTTTACTGGCCCCTTACACCGATATTTCCCTGTTTGCAGTGCGCTACGGAAAAACGGAACGGGAAATGCTGACTGGGCTGGATGAGATGAGGAATGCTGGGAAGTTGAAGAAGCCGGCCATTGTCTTGAATGGGGTGAAGGAGGGTAAAGGGTATGGGTATGGGTATGGCTATGGGTATTACGAAGAAGACAAAAAGAAAAAGAAATGGCTTTGGTAA
- a CDS encoding ABC transporter ATP-binding protein has translation MTNVKKILKNHFSSLAYFYSHLRYRLLLLLVVSIVVGLLDGLGLAMFLPLLELVADQETQASSAAMGNLAFILDGIQNFGLKLTLTVVLLTMLAFFIFKGIANYLSSYLNVIYLQFFIRKIRVDTIDALTEYRYQAFVNADAGAIQNTLSGEVERVAQAYKTYSRMLQQGVLVLTYAGIAFLANPEFALLVLVGGVLSNFLFSILYKKTKVLSQRLVKSSHSFQGLLIQEVAFFKYLKSTGSIRSYAENLKEKVYEIEDSVRKMGVLNSIMAGVREPLMMTIVVCTILVQVHLMGGSLATIILSLLFFYRALSSVTQLQTSYNAFLSFSGSLTNMTDFVAELRAQQEPNGQTKVPSFAEAITLENVSFGYQPGDWILQDIELSLHRYETLALVGESGSGKTTLMNLLSGLLQPSKGCMYIDGLDSSEVDIRSLQQRIGYITQEVVIFDDTIFNNVTFWAEKTPENLERFREALRRASILDFVLEQSAAENAGLGNNGINLSGGQKQRISIARELYKDVDFLFMDEATSALDSETERAIQENIDLLKGQYTMLIIAHRLSTIKNADRVIVLKQGRIEHVGRYEELIEKSVSFKRMVELQEL, from the coding sequence ATGACCAACGTGAAAAAAATCCTAAAAAATCACTTCTCTTCTCTAGCGTACTTCTACAGTCATCTGCGCTACCGGCTGCTATTGCTACTGGTAGTAAGCATAGTGGTCGGACTACTAGACGGGCTAGGTCTAGCCATGTTTCTACCCCTATTAGAGCTGGTCGCTGACCAAGAAACCCAAGCTTCTAGTGCCGCTATGGGTAATCTGGCTTTTATCCTAGATGGAATCCAAAACTTCGGTCTAAAACTTACCCTGACCGTAGTGCTGCTGACCATGCTAGCCTTCTTTATCTTTAAAGGAATCGCTAATTATCTATCCAGCTACCTCAACGTTATCTACCTACAGTTCTTTATACGTAAAATACGGGTGGATACCATCGATGCTTTGACAGAGTACCGTTACCAAGCCTTTGTGAACGCCGACGCTGGCGCCATCCAAAATACGTTGAGCGGAGAAGTGGAGCGGGTTGCACAGGCCTACAAGACATACAGTCGAATGCTTCAACAGGGCGTACTCGTACTGACCTACGCGGGCATAGCTTTCCTGGCCAACCCGGAGTTTGCGCTGCTGGTCCTAGTGGGTGGTGTACTCTCCAATTTTTTATTTAGCATTCTATACAAAAAGACTAAAGTGCTTTCGCAGCGCCTAGTCAAAAGTAGCCATAGTTTTCAAGGCTTACTCATCCAAGAGGTCGCCTTCTTTAAGTACTTGAAGTCTACTGGGAGTATACGCAGCTACGCCGAGAACTTAAAGGAAAAGGTTTACGAGATTGAGGACTCGGTGCGGAAGATGGGTGTATTAAATAGCATTATGGCGGGTGTGCGTGAACCTTTGATGATGACTATTGTTGTATGCACCATTCTAGTTCAGGTACACTTAATGGGCGGTAGCCTAGCGACCATCATCTTAAGCCTACTCTTTTTTTACCGCGCACTCAGTTCGGTCACGCAACTACAAACCTCATATAATGCTTTCCTAAGCTTCTCCGGTTCCCTGACCAACATGACCGACTTTGTAGCAGAGCTACGCGCACAGCAGGAGCCGAATGGACAAACCAAGGTGCCCAGCTTTGCTGAGGCTATTACTTTGGAAAACGTCAGCTTTGGCTATCAGCCGGGCGATTGGATACTTCAGGACATCGAGCTGAGTCTGCACCGGTATGAGACCCTGGCCTTGGTTGGTGAGAGCGGCTCGGGTAAGACTACGCTGATGAACCTGCTAAGCGGACTGCTACAGCCGAGCAAAGGCTGTATGTACATCGATGGTTTGGATAGTAGTGAGGTCGATATTCGATCTTTGCAGCAGCGCATCGGTTACATTACACAGGAAGTGGTTATCTTCGACGATACGATATTTAACAACGTAACCTTCTGGGCGGAAAAGACGCCCGAAAACTTGGAACGCTTCCGGGAAGCCCTGCGCAGAGCCAGCATCCTCGACTTTGTACTGGAACAGTCGGCCGCAGAGAACGCTGGCCTTGGCAATAACGGCATCAACCTCAGTGGGGGGCAAAAACAGCGAATTTCCATTGCACGGGAGCTTTACAAGGATGTAGACTTCCTGTTTATGGACGAAGCAACTTCTGCCCTAGACTCTGAGACGGAGCGGGCTATCCAGGAGAATATCGATCTGCTTAAAGGGCAGTACACTATGCTAATTATTGCCCACCGTCTGAGCACCATCAAAAACGCTGATCGGGTGATAGTACTGAAGCAAGGGCGCATTGAACATGTTGGCCGCTACGAAGAATTAATTGAGAAGTCCGTTTCGTTTAAGCGGATGGTGGAGTTACAAGAGTTATAA